The Montipora capricornis isolate CH-2021 chromosome 3, ASM3666992v2, whole genome shotgun sequence genome includes the window CTTAAACTTGAGGTGCAAagaagggaacttgaaaatgagtAACATGTCACCCTCAAAGCCAATGTATCTTGATTCCCTTTTActttcttcagtctttctgggtttagtattttacaagTAACCACATGTATTCTCAGGGCccggctatttacctaagacatctaccatggcactccTGTGATTTATAGTACCAAAACAATACCATGTACAAGTAGAGCTGCATATTACACAAAGACAAaccttgaatctcctggaaaacaaaacccATCTCAATTGACAATTATGGAATAAAGTgctgtgtacatgtacattactgCACTATCACATGTACGCATCGCCtgcctattttttattttgatgaTGAGGATAACTGGTGAAACAAACTGAAAAGCCCATACTCATACAAATGTAAACATGACCATCCATAGTTACAGTAGTGgaacacattaattttgttacacTGTTGAACTTGTCATCCAAATACAAGATCTGACTGGAGTTTCAAATCAAGGAGTTGTAGGATCTAAAGACTGAAGGAACACcccttattatttatttttttattttctccttaTCATTCTTGCAGAGGAAAAGCAAGGCAACACAGTGTACTGTTTTGCACTAAAAACATTGAGCAGAGGTCTTgcttaacaatattattgctgtatATTGTTTTTACAGCTATTTCCAGTGCTCTTTATCCATCATTTCAAGATCGAGATATCCTTGTCCTTCCTCTGGACTTGCTGCAGTTTGAGACACATGGAAACCTTACTATTGATGTTATGAAACATTTTGGAAAGGTAAATCAGCTTGAGAATCTCGGGAAAATGCATTCATCTTGTTAAACAGTAATGTAATATTCTGAAATTGCGGAATGCGCTccataataatatttattaattgAAATTTTGACCCTGCCTCACTGCATAATATGATCTAGGTTTATGAAACCTGGTTGATGTTTAAGAACCAACGCACTATTGGCAATGGATACCTAAGGAAACATGGTATATGGTGGAATTTCTGTCCTTTGTGGGTAATCATGGTTGGTTTTTAGTAGTGTAACTTAAGACTGAAGTGTCATTATCACTTCAAGTTTTCATACCACATACATTTGTCATTTGCAAACTGAGCATGCTCAGGAATAGAAAGTCCATGTGATACAATGACTGTACAATCGTACATGTATGTGATAGTTGCTTGGATATCTTTCCCTGTCCGTATTCCATGGTGAGTTcaaatcaattatttttcaaTGAAACACTATTTTATGCATTATCATTTCAAAGTAAAATTAGCAAAGGTTTTAAAGATTATCCTTATTTCCTATCTAGGTTGATATTTTGGTCAATAATGGAGCCAGAGGACAAGTCTCCTGGATCAAGGAAACACCCCTTGAAGTAGACAGAGCCCTCTTAAATCTTAACCTTGTTGGAACCATCTCTTTGACAAAGGCAGTTCTCCCACACATGATACAGCAACAGCAAGGAGACATTGTTGTTGTGAGCAGTGGTGCAGGAAAGTTTGGTAATTATTTAGTAAACTGAGTGTTATGGATGAAATGGTCCAGGTTTATTGCACCTTTTCCtagaattaaggtggctcaaaccagggAGATGTCTTTGTAGAtgattaactctacaacactgttttaGGTAAtgacaatgttatggtacccCAATAATAAAATACCAATAATTGCTGAATAATATGTACTCCTTAAGAGGGTGTTagaggttaccatggcaataaaagagccatctaaaaatgccCTATTTTTTCTACCTTTAAATTCTTCGATCTCAAAATGAACTCGATGGaccccaatttttattgctggaaagtgattagcacactaagaaaaaaactctgCAAAGTTAGGAACATTTtctggagtggattcagagcaTCCTTAAACTGTTCCATTTGTGAAGTTTTGTAACAGCTGAACCTGGCTATTTAACAGGTGAATGGTGTTATCCACCAGACAAATGATTCATCTCCTACTAAAGAATAACTTAAAACCAGAGAAACCATGTGTAGAGCAATcaaatttttgtgaaaattttccATAACAGCATTTTTATTAACTGAATTTCAGAATTCCTTACttgcatttttaaacaaattgtgacgtgttatggttgtcATATTAGTCTGACACAAAGCATAGGTTTAGCTGGAGTAAAAACATTATAAGGAAAAATTAATGGTTGaatatttcaaacttttcttGACAGGTAGCCCTTTCTCATCTACTTATTCAGCCAGCAAATTTGCATTGCATGTGAGTGAGAGAATTAGAGAGAGTAGCATCGTTTTCACAATATTGATAATATTGTTGGGAAAATGAATTCCTTGGTGGAGTTCAGGGTAAAATGATAAAACGGAATGTTTGAAAGTGTCTTTACAAACTGAGTAGAAAATCGTAATACAGAGTATGCTTAATGAGTTGCTGGAGAGATACCATGTTCAACATATTTACTGTTCAATGTATGGACAGAGTGCAAAGTGCAATGGCCTTATTATAAAAGTGAGTTAGAAAAAACAGAGTGCTGTAACATTAAcattcagtgtagcctaagagAACAAGGTTAGTAATCATAAATTGTTACTTTGTTCGGAGAACAAAAGTATAGGATTCGGCTTTGAGTCATCCTGATTTTCCTGCGCATTCGTAAGATTTCTTTGCTCCTGAGACTGTTCATGGTAGGGAGACTTGTACCCCATTTAGGGTTGAAACTCGGTAACTCCTCATTCATAGGTGCTTGCAATGACCATTAGACACACCAGAGAGGCTAACAAAATCCGCACTGCTACTTATAGCATCACATTAAGTTATTTCTAAAattgatttgcataattaaatttTGGGGATTTATACATTGCTTGGAAGCAAAACTTTTCTTTCGGATATTCCAAGGAGGGGGCAAAACCTTAAAGTCAGAGGTAGTAATTTCTATCGCTGATGAGCAACCAAGACCTGCGTACATGTATCTGCAGGGTAAAATGTGGATAAAGGtgggatttgagattaaatcttgcttttaggcctaattaggcctaaaacgttattgctcctaatctctgtcttaatctgaatccttaTCTTAATCTCagtgaattaggagcaatagttttaggcctaattaggcctgaaACGATAtataatctcaaatccaacctttgtcggttagtgttcaatgtatggtgggctCATACATGGTGTTTGGGTGCTTAGTGTCGcagtttcgtggtttagtaatgcccttTTTTGTTATACGTTCGAGATATCTCGTTTCTCTGTGTGACTCTGGGATGCCATCCGTTGCCAATCTTTGATCCAGAACTTGGCAAGAACCAAAAAAAGCAGCCAGAGGATTAAGCTACCTTAATGAATCCGTATCATTGAGTTCATAAATATACCTATTTAATCATACATGTATGCTGtatgtaaaaaatgtaaaagagaTGTTCACTTCACTAGGGCTTCTTTGATACTGCTCGGCTGGAATTGGGAGAGCACAACATTAATGTCCAGATGGTGTGTCCTGGTCCAGTTGAATCAAACGTCATTGATCATGTTTTCACCAGGGACATTAATTTGGTAAGAAAACATGTTGTTTTTTACACATTGGTTGCTAATGAtgttttatggatttaacagcCAGCATGAATTAACATGGgatcatatacatgtaacatTGTAGAGCTATCGGACAAATGAAACACTTCGCTTTAGAACCTGGATTAGCGACCTAGGTGACCAATAGTTCCTGTGGCTCATTGGTTAGaggtgataataataaaaatactactactactaccactaccactaccacttccactaccaccaccaccactactaccactaccactaccaccaccaccaccactactactactactactactgtggtaataataatatataaataataacCAGTATTTATAgataatgattccaagttcgagtgaggcctaacactactgtgacgttttttatgcccaattattccatcagagatcaaccctagtattggaattgggcccacacaaggacagagaaaaactctgaccagggtgggatttgaacccacgaccctcggattagatcaccgccgctctaccgactgagctacaaggccagaacgggagcaggccgtgggtatgtgagatgttattcacaaggacaaattcggctcggcccaagcctagtttagataatcattagctgttgtccttcagtagcattttgtggttaatgattccaagttcgagtgaggcctaacactactgtgacgttttttatgcccaattattccatcagagatcaaccctagtattggaattgggcccacacaaggacagagaaaaactctgaccagggtgggatttgaacccacgaccctcggattagatcaccgccgctctaccgactgagctacaaggccagaacgggagcaggccgtgggtatgtgagatgttattcacaaggacaaattcggctcggcccaagcctagtttagataatcattagctgttgtccttcagtagcattttgtggTTATAGAGCGTACATATGAAAAACCTTTCATGGACTTTACAATAAGTAtaagaaattaattaaaattaattaagaaatgAACACAATAACTGTCaataaatatacaaaataaatatgtttttaGATTCTTTTTAAATAAAGACAGTATTCCAACATTCCTGACGTGGTTAGGCAGGCCAttccataattttggtgtacagaCTGAGAATGctcaagacaagacaagacaagatgacaagatgatttatttaactcagctcagTTTCACATAACATATAAAAGATTATAGGTAAAATTTACATAGGCAACAAAAGAGAGTGTAATAAGAGTGTAAggtgtaataacaaaatagggagcgagttgggatcatccaaatagcaaaggctaatctagtggatgacccctacaataaaatacaattagagacggaatttaaaatatatttttttataaaaagatATTTCTTCATCCGCTAAGGTAGATAattaattagaataacaattaaGCATAGAGTCCTTAAGAGTTTTACGAAATATTCTAagagaatttgaattagttATACTTGTAGGCAAGGAATTCCAAAGACGAGGACCAGTAAATTTTAGGGAGCGTAAGCCATATTGAGTGGTATTAACAGAGGCTACATAAAGATTTCTATTACATGATTGCCTTGTTGCATAGGAATGAACAGaagatgtaaaattgaaatactTACTGAAACAGGGGGGTAACAATCCGTGTGACCACTGATAAACGAAAGAGGTGATCTGTGATTCAATAATATCATTGAGCTTAAGTAGATTGAGAGACTTGAACAGAGGTTCAGAATGAGATTTTGGTTCAGagaaagatattattctgattgctcttttttggataataaataattgtGTTAGAAATGTTGGAAAGGTTAAACCCCAGACATGGACACCATAAGTGAGGAAAGGATAGATAAGAGAGTAATAAAGCATGACAAGAATATGTTTGCTGACATAATATCTCACTTTTGACAAGATACCAACagtttttgatagtttcaaacaAAGCTCGTTAATATGACTTTTCCATGTTAAGTTGGAGTCAAAAGTTATGCCTAAGTACTTAGTAGAGTCAACTTGTTTAATAAgttcatcatcaattttaatcCTTAATGACTGATTAGGTTTGAGTTTACTGGAATGAAATAgaataaaattagttttagagATACTAAGTGCTAATCGATTACATTTCATCCATTCGGCAATAGATCTTAATTCATGATTTAGGGTTGCTTCAAGGTGGCTAAGGTTTTTGctagaaaaataaatgttagtatcatcagcaaatagatgaAATGTTAGTAAACAAGAAGTATTGGGCaaatcatttacatataataatataataattgtgGAACACCACAAGTCACTGGTAAGGAAAGTGAGTTATGGCCATTAACATttacaaattgttttctttgagataagtaagatttcaaccaatcaagcaCAACACCTCTTATTCCATAGTGGTTAAGTTTAGTTAGTAGGATTGTGtgattaacagtatcaaatgcttttttcAAGTCTATAAATATACCACAACCAAATTCATTATTATCAATGGACTGGCGAATAGATTCAGTAATGGAAATAAGAGCATGGGTGTCGAACATTTTTCTCTGAAGCCAAACTGAAGTGGATAAAGTATTTTCAATTCCTCCAAATAACTGTACAGGCGATGATACATagctttttcaaataatttactGAAGTTGGAAAGAACagaaattggtctataattGTCTATGTCAAATCTTTTAAAAACAGGAGTAATCCTCgctaattttaatttgtcaGGAAAATTACCACTAGCAAAGGAATCGTTAACTAAAAATGCAAGAGGCTCGGATATATAGTCCctaacagttttcaaaatggtAACAGGTACACTGTATGGGCCACCAGACTTGCTAGCATCCATCTTACCAATAAAAGTGCAAATTTCATGTGAAGTGACAGGGGATAAAAAAATTGATCCTGGATAGTTACCCCTAAGGTAGAATAAGGGGCTATGAATTGCCTGGGGGATTCCCTTCTCCGTAGTCTTACCAACATTAGCAAAAAAGTTATTAAAGATGTTAGCAATGTCATTAGGGTTATCAACAGACTTATTATTACTTATAATGGAGGTTATGTAACTGTTTTTACATTTACCAACATTTCCACATGTTTTCCACATGCTCCATCTCCACATGTTTTTGTTCTTGATGTTGGTGTTGCTAGGAGTACTAGAGAACTTGACGACAATACTCGAGATGATTTTCTCTCCTGTAATAGTTTAGAGACATACCCAGGACACAGTCCATGACGAACTTTGAGAACAAGgagtaaaattttgaaaacaacgcGATACGAAAtaggaagccaatgaagttgcTGTAATAAAGGGGTGATGTGATCATACTTGGATGAACGAGTGACTAGTCGACCAGCTGTATTTTGAACCCTCTGCATTTTGTTAACTTGATATTTGGGCAGACCAAAGTAAAGATGGTTGCAGTAAGCTAGCTTTGTAGTTACAAAAGCATGTACAACTTTAGAAGTGGCCTCATCTGTCAGATATTTACGAGTTTTGAACAGGTTTCTTAAGAAGACGATATTTCCTGGTCAAAGAGATTCAGCTCTTTAGGCGTCATAACAGACGTGAGTGACAAATTGACAATATTCTTTAAAATAGGAACTAGTATAGGGTAGTATTTTTGCATAATTGTTGCAGGTAGAGGATCTAGAGAGCAGAACTTCATAGTGCTTTTCTTGATGAAATCCAAGATGCTATTATCATCTGGTGGCTCAAATGAAGACAATCTTGTCGAGAAATGTATGCTTTCCTCATAAACTGGAGATGTTGGAGAAATCGTTCCCTGATGTTGATCTGCAATTTGCGAGCGAATACGCTCAATCTTTGACTCAAAAAAAGTCTGCAAACGTATTAGCAAGGTCTTCATTATTTGTAGATGTGGGGTAAAGTTGATCAGCGTTGTTGTTGAGAAATTTATTGACAGCTCTGAAAATCTAGTGTCACTTGAATTTTCCTCAATTAATGTTAAACTCGGTAAAGTTTAACTTAAAAATTAAGCAACAGCATGGTGGCGAGATAACTCCTCTTGGTGGCGAATTTGCTGGTGGCGAGTCTTTCTGGTGGCGAGATGACTAGTTACCAGATGTGGACTTGAAAACGTTATTATCATCAGCGACGTCGACGTGAAAATTGTAATCGCCCAAAATAAGAAGTTCAGCGCTGCACGGAACTGACTATTTCTTCAAGCAGAGTTACGAGCTGAAATAGGTGGGCGATAAACGACGATAATGAAGGAAGCATCAAGATATTCAAAGCTTCGAAACGATTCATTGGACAGTCTAGTTTTCACATTGAGAGTAGATACACGTAGGGTTGATTCCTACCTGCGACTATTATTTCCATTTCATTATGCAGCTGTATTAGTTATTGTGCAGAAAACGCAAGAAACGAGTGCAGGTTTTCCGCGATATTGTGCAgttagttattgtacagtaAAGAAacggtttgactagtttaggtGCTGACGTTTGCCTCGCCCTTGTCACGTacaaatctgtcacacgttctcggttgtttacaattcaccTGCTAAACATTAATTTTAGTGCGAAAAAGTTGGACTGTGAAATTACAGTCCAAAATCCATATACACTATGTTGCTTTCTGGAGTTAGAAACAAgaactccgcttttaggcttggctaaatctatatattatttgttGTTCTTGCATTATGTTCTTGCATTAGagctcggatacctttcaggtattctgAGTAGAAAATGAGCCACTGGAGAACTTCCAACTAGCAAAAAAATTGTCTCATACCTCATTAGTAACTCCAGTAGCATTCTGACAGGCCTcgcatttttttcttgcagacCTTAAAAGACATTCCCTCATTCTTTGCTTTCTGGAAAGCTGAAAGGAAAGGTGGATCTGGAAAAGCATTTAGAAAAATGCCCACTGAGCGCTGTGCAAAGTTGATGGTGGTGGGCATGGCAAATAACTTGGATGAAGTGTGGATATCAGAGTACCCATGTCTTTTGTCGTACTATATGAACCAATATCTTCCAAACCTGACCAGATggtgtgttttgattgggcgAAATTGTCCTTACTTCTTTAACCTTTAATTTAGAAAAAATACTTCTGGATagtttggaaatatttttgagGAAGAAAGGGTTTTTCAATATTTCCTCGTCTCCAATTTGTGCCGTTTTGTGAATGTTCCGGTAGTCTTATTCAGTGAGATTAAAtattctctctcttttttttctctctgtAGGTTATGCAAGAAATATTCAATAAGCATGATAAAGGGAATGATAAACATGGCATCTGAATAGGGAGATGTTTCACTTTGCATCCCAATTTACTCTCAATTGAATCCGGCATTTGTTTGGTTGCTTGGTTTGTTGGTTTGCTTTGGCCGGGCTGCGAAGAGTCTCTTCTATCCGAGCAGTTCAACATATGATTCActtcatgtatcatttcgttcatcgattcattcatcacgggaacatttggacccacaaatgaccagttcccaacattggtggcttcatagctcagttggttagagcttcGTACctgcatcgcgaggtcacgggttcaaactccgttgtgaaggcctgaattttttaggcttttctACGCTATTggtaaaattgcgttcacaactgctaggatcatagcttcacttgattgttCAATATATCTTAACTGGAAATCTGTGTTAagacatttttttctcttctggCATCCAATCATAAGCCGAGGAAAGTAATGGAGCCGAGCATTGGCCGATCAGCATCAGTACATCAAATGGCAATGAAGGCTTCTCTTGATGATTGCGGACTTCACCGACTATTGATTAAAAGGCAGCTATTTCATCAATTAGTAACAGGACTCCATGCTTGCCCAATTTTTTTGAGTGACTTGAAggtctcaaactcattaatgaTTCATTCGGGTATTAGCCAATCGGAGTGCCCCCTTTTGGTTGTAAActacaggccccagttgttcaaacgatggatagcgctatccaccggataaatcaatagagcggttttcaattgagtgtcgaaagtaattagcaaattgctttggttttgcatttacttcactcagtgattggttgaaagttctcgcgccattttccctaccaatcagaagtgaaaccaaaaccaatcgtggctcgcgcgtgcacattttcccgcgctttgtgtcggctacgagtaattacttcgagttttgattggtttactggattgccttcgtcctttttgattggccaaagtaattactctggttttggttttacgacactcgattgaaactcgctctatccagcgtataactcaattggttttgctcgtgtttatccactggatagtgatttatccgctgAATAGCGCTAtacatcgtttgaacaactggggccagatcaaGAAACGCCCGAGTTAGTTAAAAAACTGATCAAGACACTTGAATTTAAATGAACCTTTATGCTAATGAACCTACGGGAAAAAAACGTataattaaagtggtactatgatcaaaaaatcaaatcttattttgctttggatttcaaaactatgttaactaaacagtaagtgacccaagttttaatccttgatttcaaagacacttgtttattttaagtgaaattttcctatttaatggtccgccattactaactttaaaatcttgagagatggatcgaggagaaaatgacgtcaaagactcacaagTTTAacaatgcaatgcgtttgtactcgactgaattaatatgcggCACGTGTTTTGCGTAcataattagggagcttacgaaacgaggacgacgacggctacgaggacttcgtttaaaaatacaagttcgcgttattcatatcactacgaagctatttcatgtcgtttcgcgtttaaaatgtgtagtaactgtcgaggaattaaactggtatgagtgagttggaagcgtagagagagaactgaaaattcatcgtcatgtgctaacgtcctccacagaactttgaatttggtcatttcacgacgtgatttaggagatgacggcaaagaaatgtaccaaaatgtaaaacgcacgtgcggagcgtgcagagccattctttttgctcactaaacctattgttttgtagcgtcgtcgttgccgtcggcgtcgtcgtttcgtaagctccctatagatcgttttcactgtcacgcaataaaaaaaataatcgaAAATCATCCactggaaaaagtcaagaattcgtgatgttgtagaagataaatgaagaagacacttctccaagtttaaggcccgtgcgtttccccaaacttcagatattcgtcgaaatgtttcgcagaaatttacagagcccagtatgaaaacgcaatgttggtgcacatctttggtgcaccaatatggcggccgggaaatagtgtcaacatctgttacttactttggctatctaggcgagtgatcatctgtactgaacaaacagctatttacttaagcacttttcctaatgctttaaattctaaaaaggctcaaaaccatgagataaatatatatttctcaataaacttgatcgtcgcctcgtgtcacgcaccgctataactcagaaattcaaaatgctctggtttccaaacgaagcacgctattgagctttaaaattgcaaatggatacaaatttaccgcctgttatgcctgatgaggataaaaactttcgtggctctttagttttggattttagaaaatgatgacgtcacgtgaaaacgatctattaacTACGATCACACGCTGAAAGTGaatgacgtcacgtttccctagacccaaccctctgaggtccagtcgatCAGTTTTGTACGTGAgtaaatccaaaacttgcactccaagtaaacggcctttggatgaaaatcaaagctcaataTTTTGTCAGGCAGGTATTAAGtgaacacactttcaaaatctgaaggaaaaaaggaagtgatttttgatcgtagtaccactttaaactaCCCGCACgcaatgcattttaaatttctcgAATATTCAACAAAAAACTTTCGCAGTACCTTTTATCATCAGCGTCCAGGggataaaaacaaatttggacGCCCAAGAGTTCAGAGAAAGAGCATCCATTTCAGCAATGTCTGCACTCAAGGCTTGAACCTTGTCTAGTTCGTAGTCTTTTGAAAAATCCACTGCGATCTTAAGGCCTCTAAAACCGGCACTTGTACCTCTCTTAACCTCTGCCATTCGGCGAAAATGTTCGCAGTccaattatttttatatttaatttaaactGGAAGGGCCTCGTTAACCGAATCACTTTCTTGGGAAGACGATTTTGGCAGGCGAGAACGACGTGATTCTGTCTCGCTCTCCATCACGCCCtattatgtaatttttttcaaaagttttaCCTTTTAAACTCGCCCAAATATTGAATATTCATTTCCTTTACAAATTGCTACTACTTGTCTAATAGAACAAAAGATCATCACATTACACTCGTACTTAGTAAAAAAAAGTTGAGAAATCATGTCAAAAACTcctgcttcgtgtttcatcaggggttccgaACACATCGAAACAATCTGTGTTTGGAacccccgatgaaacactcgcactcatTTTTGACATATTACATCAAAGTATTTTcgtattgtttttcattttaagagAAACATGATTGACGACATAACAGGAAAAGTAAGAAATAACAATGCTGTCTGTACGGCTGTGAATAAATATAATAttatgtatttttgttttaccaaGATTTCGTCAG containing:
- the LOC138043892 gene encoding dehydrogenase/reductase SDR family member 7-like, encoding MGRTLLILAVVLPLLCFLLAKYQDADFLLLFYEMFGKNATVALQGKVVWITGASSGIGEYLAYELAKSGCKLVLSARRKDELERVKQKCVAISSALYPSFQDRDILVLPLDLLQFETHGNLTIDVMKHFGKVDILVNNGARGQVSWIKETPLEVDRALLNLNLVGTISLTKAVLPHMIQQQQGDIVVVSSGAGKFGSPFSSTYSASKFALHGFFDTARLELGEHNINVQMVCPGPVESNVIDHVFTRDINLTLKDIPSFFAFWKAERKGGSGKAFRKMPTERCAKLMVVGMANNLDEVWISEYPCLLSYYMNQYLPNLTRWLCKKYSISMIKGMINMASE